AGGGACATGCCCTCTCACATGTGGAACCCGAATCTCCCTAGATGGGATGTTCCAGCTGATGTTCAGCAGAATGGTTACTCCGGAAATATATCACATGTGCAAAATGGCGGAGCACATACTGGCCGCTATCCACCACATACATTTCAAGATTAGCAGTACGAGAACACCTCTAGAGACCTCCAATATACAAACGAGACAGCATCACCTCAAAAATGGAACCACCTGAGCATAACCCCATCGATGCAGAACAGCGTCCTCCAATATGTAAGTGTGACAGCATGACCTCAAAAATGGAACCAGCTGAGCATAACCCCTTTGACGAAGAACAGTGTCAGCCCTAACATCCTGGTGCAGAGTCATCAGTACCATGGTAAAGATATACCAgggcaatttcaacataacatGGGACTATGGAGACCATGCAGACAAAAGACCACCAGGAGCGCGAGAGTCCTACCGGTATGCATCAAAATGATGGATAATTTTGTGACAAATACAAAGTCATATAAATACTTGCATATGATATGAAGTTTTGTATAAAAGGTGTATCTCCATTGATGCTTTACTAATTAAGCTGCTTTGGTTATCACTCATAACAGTCATAAATACTGTTACATCTTAGAAGTAGGGGAAAAGGGGGGAGGGAAACCTGTCAAGAATGCGGAATTAGACAGAATGACCGAAAGACATAATGCCTTCAAGTTGGCGATTTTCTGTAGTAAAGTTTACTTCCTATGATTGTAGTGAGTGTCTATTGAATTGGTGGCGCGGAGGTGACCTAGCTCACGAGTTAACCACTATTAATGACTTAGCTAATGGTACATAGCAGTATAGCACGACATTGGATTCTTTAATTTTAGTTTGTAAAGGATGTAAATAATACATTTATCCGAGGCATAATGAGAACTTGATAAGCTACACACGGTTGCTGAATATGGTGATTAAAAGAATGAAGAATCCAAGCAATAAACACTCGGGTGCATGTTATATGTAATACAAATTAATAACCCAGGACTTCAAAAACATCAACGATTAACTTGCATAGAATGAAATGTAGAACACCCAGAAACATAAAAGCAATAGACACTTGGGTGCATGTTATATGTAATACAATTAATAATCCAGAACTTCAAAAACAACTCattcaaaaaaattgaaaaaaataccAAAATTGAGCCGAGCCAAAATTAGACTACAATTTCAGGGGGAATTCCaacttttttgtgtgtgtggaGTACAAGAGTGTTAACAGTCGACCATTTTAGGCTAGACTCTTTGAGAGCGGGGGTGGAAAGGGGATTCCTCTCCCTAAGTGTCCCTAGTGGGATTGAATCCCCTAACTTTTTGGTTGGAAGGTGAAATCCtttccactaggccaagacatagTTAAAAAGTTCCAATATACAAAGTAAATCATTTACGTATTTTTTAGTGAAATCTTCTACAGTACTTTGTACGTAGGTACTCCGTAATAAAAGTAattgtactccgtatatgaAGTATTTGTATTTgagtcatttttttttttaaggtaaggAAAAAGTACTTAGGTTCCCCTTCGCACAAGGGTGAAACCTAAGCAATCAGTTTGGACAATATTATCTAAATTGGGGCTGGAGTTCGGGGTGATACACATGGGATCAATGATAAGATGACCAACATTAGCTATCCAATCTGCTGCTCTATTTGCTTCTCGGAAAATATGCTTGATATGCGTAAAGCTGAAGTGTTGAAGTAGCAACTTACTATCTTGAATAATGTTCTGGAGTTTCCAAGGGGGCTTCTAGGTACCAGACAAGGAGTTGATAACCAGTAAATTGTCACCCTCAATGTAAATATCTTTAATGCCAAGGTTGATCGCCTCTTGAATGCCCTTGTGCAGTGCAAGGACTTCTGCCATGTAGACTTGAGAATCAccaaaattgaaggattttgCAATGATTGCTTTCCCTGTGCTGTCTCTGATGATGATGCCGCCAGCTGCTGACGAAGCTTTACGTGAACCGTCGAAATTGAGTTTGAAGGCGCCCGGCGGGGGCGGAAACCACCTCACAAGGATGGGTTGCGAGGTGGTAGGAGGAGAGGAAGGGGAAGAAGGGAAACCTTTAAATTGTTGATCATCTATCCGGAGCCTGAGCTCCCGTTCTTTGAAGGTGTTAAGGGCTCGGTAGTAGTAGCGACAAGGGGATACTTTGGTGTTTGAGAAAACCATGACATTCCTTTCCTTCCAAATTGTCCAGCATAAGGTAATGAACTTTCGCAAAGCTACCTGGTTACGTCTAAGATAGTCCAGGGTTTTAAAAAAGTCTGTCATTGAGAAGGAGAAACCCATCCAGTTCTTAGTTAATATATGTAACACAGGTTTAGCATTCTTCCAAGGGTTGGCTAAATGGTTACAAACAATAAAGCCCAAAAAATACAGAGGGGCCTTCGTTCAACCTCTGTAAAACCCTAGTTTTATATCATTCCATACCCCCTCCCTCAGTCGCCTCTTCTCTCCCTTATTTTTGCCCTctctctcattttctctctctcctccgtcGAATCCACCACACAAAGATGCCGCCAAAGCTCGACCCCTCCCAAGTTGTCGAAGTCTACGTCCGAGTGACCGGTGGCGAAGTCGGCGCCGCCTCCTCACTCGCTCCCAAGATCGGTCCACTCGGTCTCTCCCCCAAGAAGATAGGAGAAGACATCGCCAAGGAAACCGCCAAGGACTGGAAGGGTCTCCGTGTCACCGTCAAGCTTACCGTTCAAAACCGTCAGGCTAAAGTCAGCGTTGTTCCTTCCGCCGCTGCTCTGGTTATCAAGGCATTGAAAGAGCCGGAGCGCGACCGCAAGAAGGTGAAGAATATCAAGCACACTGGTAACATCTCCATTGAGGACGTCATCGAGATTGCTAAGATTATGAAGCCGAGATCTATGGCGAAGGAATTGAAGGGCACTGTGAAGGAGATTCTGGGTACTTGTGTATCTGTTGGTTGTACTGTTGATGGCAAGGATCCTAAGGATTTGCAGCAAGAGATTGCTGATGATGAGGTTGAAATTCCTGAGAACTAAATTTTATAGTTTGTAATGTTAtgttttttaatgaaaattttAACCACATTTTGTGTGTTCTTAATGTTTGTTTaattttggtgaatttctgaaatcgGAGTATCGGTTTAGGTGATTTGGAGACATAGTTGTGGATGAGACTGGTTATACGACGAAATCACGGTAGTTTTTAACTCGGTATTCCTGCTTTAAATGTTAGTTGGattaaggaaaaaaaatcaatcatCCGCCGTATTTCTCAGGCCTCCCGATCTAGGGTTTCTGCTATTCTTTCTTATGTTTTCTCATGATTTTGTTTAGTTCCAGAAAATTAATTCTTtctgtttttgaaaatctctCTTTTTAtacaattgaaaaacaaatcagaTTCCATGGAAAATAGAGCTTCATTTGTTGGTTGATATGGAGAATATATATTCCTATTGACTCGTTCCCTTGAAGCTACATTAATTCGTgttgttttcttttattttcttccttGCATTTTTAATGGCGACGAAGATAATCGAAAGCAGCTAAATTTcagatttagtttactttgtTTTTTGAATTGGCAAGAAAATGAAACGATGATGAGTCAATTACAGTACACAGACCTGTAATGATTAGCGGATATGATCGCAATTCATTGAACATCTAAGGGACTGAGTTCCATTTTTCTTgcttttttaataatatattttcaaaattaattttctattatttttgttaaaaaaaatgaaatgttTAAATAGTTTCTTAGAAACCTGTAAATTGGACAATATTGGTAAGTTAATGGATAAAAGTTAAAAGTCGCGGTTTCAATGACTGTTAAAAAAATGCAAATGTTAATGATACAGGACTCTCTTACTCTTAATAAACGTATAAGTTACTGTTGCAATTAAGGAAACTGCATGAACAAATTTGATATGCCTAATTGTAAACGACTTTGTTAATCAAATATTTTACCAAGAATTTGATATGCTTAGGACAATGACAACGGCTCATTTGTATCCAAACGGAATTGGAGTACATACAAGGAAATATGGCGCTTATCGTTTTGGTCCCTTGTTTACATAAGGCATTACCGTATCAAGGCCACTTGTGGTAGTGATTTGAGCAACCAATTTCTATAAATAAAAGAATTTTTGCACGAGAATATACTTACGAGTTAACCAATATTAGTGACTTGGCTAATGATAGCGCACGACATTGAATTCTTTAATTTTAGTTTCTAAAGAATATAAATGTACACCAGATTGCTTAATATAGTGAATCTTTCGGCTATTCCGTACGATATTTTGAGGGAAAAAAGAGACATCCAGACACAAATCCTATTTGAATTCTACTTGTTCTTGTAACTTGGAGGAGGGGAGCGAAGCTTCGCTCCTCGGCCGCCGGATATAGTCACGAGGGAAAAAGAACACATTAATTGTTGAACTCCTTTTaacccaaaaataaataaataacaataaagaTTCACATATAACAGGACAACCAAAggcatatactacctccgtcaaaataaaatttagtgggaagagagacaatataataattgaggagtattttctaatttagaaatgtaacaactaatctgggacggacgaaaaaaaaagtgtaacaactaatctgggacagatGGAGTACAAGTTTTAGGGAAGCGGCGCCATCATCTTCATAGTGGTTTTCGGAAGCAAAGAAAATTATCTTAACTTCAATGGAATGGGAGGAAAGGGAAGAAATAATTCCTAAGGGAGAATTAGTTGTTCAGTTTGACAAGATCACACTAAGGCTGAGATCGCTCTGAAAGTGAACGTTAATGGGTTAATGTATGGGAATTAATACTAAATCAAGTTTCTTGGAAGCTAGAGTAGGAGCGATGtggaaaattaaaggatcgttaGAGGTGAttgattgatttatttttttttatttttattttgacacTGGCAAAAAACACTTATTCTATTACTAAACATGAGACCTTCTTTCTTGCATTTGTTTGCGATGTTGTGCGCATCTCCAACGTTATTCCTGTTTGTTTTCAAGAGTACACGTGTTAAACCTTAAAGCTATCTCCCTAATTCCTTGTAGAATCCAGTGGATGTCAGTTGTGTTCCCGTTTTTCCCTTTCAAGTTTGTAATCAAATTGGAAGAGTCCGTAAGGGCCATAATGTCCCTAATTCCCTGATCCTCGGCCCATTGCaacaatatttatttatttcgctTTGTTCAAACTGATGATTATGAAAGAGCGTTGTTTTGGGGGTCTTTGGCTTATTGTAGATCATTACTTGATGTTAACTATGTGAAAACCAAATTTCAGACCTTCGGGTAATAGCTATACTACATTAGTTTGGGTTCGAATTGAAGAACTTCCAGTTGAATATTATGATGAGGATGTGTTGTTTGAAATTGCTAATCAATTAGGGTTGATTATGCTACAGATAAGTTAACCCGAGCAAGATACGCTAAAGTAGCgtgttaaaatatatttaaccaAGCCTTTAATAACCAAGGTATGGGTAGGGGCCTAGGGGGTATTGGCAATCTATAGTTTATGAAAGCATAAGTTTGTTGTGTTGTACGTCCGGAAGAATAGGTCACGAGAAGCAAGCTTGTAAAGAGGTTGTACACGATGAGTCTTGGGCCAGTAGTGTGGATAAAGATTGTACGAGCAAAGTTGGGTTTGATAATCAAACTTCAGAAGTAATGGGCCACATTGAAAAAGTTGGTGAGGTCGAGGTGGGAAGTCCATCTGATTACGGACCTTGAACTTTGGTgaataataaaagaaatacgAGGCAATGCGTAcggtaacttttgtgtaagatcgCCTTATCGGAAAGACCAATTTGactgtttaactaattggttctattggttaactaattagttctagtgattaactaattatttttattgtttaactaattggtttcaatccttaactaattagttcaagtgtttaactaattgatttcattgcttaacttatatgacatcaatgtggtcttttgtgttagaccgccttatataaaagtttgcaCAACGCTTATTACATCAGAAAGAAAATTCGAAGATAAATCAGTACAAAAGGAGTACTTCTTGAAAAATTGGAAATGGGAAGCAAATTGCATGTCCAGCAGAAAACCTATCAAAGAAAGACGAGGCAAGATTGGGTTCAATGAGGGCTTAGGAACTTTAAGGGCAAGAGAAATCGATCGAACCAGTTGGAGAAACAACAATCGCAGGAGAGGAAAGTCCAGTCTCCGTTATTGACTATTTTTCCAAAGATACTAACAATGAGTGCATGCATGACGCTGAAGGAGCAAATACCCACTCGTGGCATATGGTGTCCACCAAGGGAGTTGTTGGTAAATTTGAAACGGAGAAAAGGGATGGAGATGGGACAATCAATGTCTCAACCGAGGTTGGAATGGGGAGAAATTCGGTGGAATGAGTTATTGGGTTTCCAGCAAAATGAATAAAGGTGACACGTGGTAGCAAGACGATTGAAGGTATAATTCTCTCACACTATTGataagaataaaacaagaaaaattaagGTACCAAGTGAGGGCAGAATAATAAGTGCATtattgggtgaatagtaatAGATGTTCAAGGCTTtatataagtgttaggatttgAATTTTTCAAAACGTATTTATTGATGTATAAACTATACAATTATCATTTTATTATGAAATGTCTCTAGGTCCTGTAAGGTTTAACAAAATGCACTGAATACAATCAAGTTTTTCCAAATACCCACGAGGTTTTaaattgtaatcccccgtaattttatatattt
This sequence is a window from Spinacia oleracea cultivar Varoflay chromosome 1, BTI_SOV_V1, whole genome shotgun sequence. Protein-coding genes within it:
- the LOC110794524 gene encoding 60S ribosomal protein L12-1, giving the protein MPPKLDPSQVVEVYVRVTGGEVGAASSLAPKIGPLGLSPKKIGEDIAKETAKDWKGLRVTVKLTVQNRQAKVSVVPSAAALVIKALKEPERDRKKVKNIKHTGNISIEDVIEIAKIMKPRSMAKELKGTVKEILGTCVSVGCTVDGKDPKDLQQEIADDEVEIPEN
- the LOC130465671 gene encoding uncharacterized protein, yielding MGFSFSMTDFFKTLDYLRRNQVALRKFITLCWTIWKERNVMVFSNTKVSPCRYYYRALNTFKERELRLRIDDQQFKGFPSSPSSPPTTSQPILVRWFPPPPGAFKLNFDGSRKASSAAGGIIIRDSTGKAIIAKSFNFGDSQVYMAEVLALHKGIQEAINLGIKDIYIEGDNLLDVRADTVLRQRGYAQLVPFLRSCCHTYILEDAVLHRWGYAQVVPFLR